One Streptomyces sp. R28 DNA window includes the following coding sequences:
- a CDS encoding fumarylacetoacetate hydrolase family protein codes for MRIARFSIDGNVAFGAVEGDKPDELVLDIIKGIPFADFELSGTKVPLSKVRLLPPVLPNKVVAFGRNYAEHARELGNEVPDAPFAFFKPSTAVIGSGDEIQYPSFTEDLHHEAELAVVIGRMCREVPRERVKDVIFGFTCANDITARDVQKREKQWARAKGFDTSCPLGPWVETDLDLETASDLTIQLTVNGEQRQLGRTSEMIHPIEDLIVNISEAMTLLPGDVILTGTPAGVGSLNVGDEVAVTIEGIGSLTNKVVKRG; via the coding sequence GTGCGCATCGCCAGATTCTCCATCGACGGGAACGTCGCCTTCGGCGCGGTCGAGGGCGACAAGCCGGACGAGCTCGTCCTCGACATCATCAAGGGCATCCCGTTCGCGGACTTCGAGCTCTCCGGCACGAAGGTGCCGCTGAGCAAGGTCAGGCTGCTGCCGCCGGTGCTTCCCAACAAGGTCGTGGCCTTCGGCCGTAACTACGCCGAGCACGCGCGCGAACTCGGCAACGAAGTGCCCGACGCCCCGTTCGCCTTCTTCAAGCCGTCCACCGCGGTGATCGGCTCCGGCGACGAGATCCAGTACCCGTCCTTCACCGAGGACCTCCACCACGAGGCCGAACTGGCCGTCGTCATCGGCCGCATGTGCCGCGAGGTCCCGCGCGAGCGCGTCAAGGACGTGATCTTCGGCTTCACCTGCGCCAACGACATCACCGCCCGCGACGTCCAGAAGCGCGAGAAGCAGTGGGCACGGGCCAAGGGCTTCGACACCTCCTGCCCGCTGGGCCCCTGGGTGGAGACGGACCTGGACCTCGAAACGGCGTCCGACCTGACCATCCAGCTCACGGTCAACGGCGAACAGCGCCAGCTGGGCCGCACCAGCGAGATGATCCACCCGATCGAGGATCTGATCGTCAACATCTCCGAGGCCATGACGCTGCTCCCGGGCGACGTGATCCTCACGGGCACCCCGGCAGGCGTCGGGTCCCTCAACGTCGGCGACGAGGTCGCCGTCACCATCGAAGGCATCGGCTCTCTCACCAACAAGGTTGTCAAGCGTGGCTAG